The stretch of DNA GTCAATGAGAAGTATGCTCGGCCAGTTGATAATATCCCGGAAGTAAAATTGAATCGTCAGCCTCTCGAAACCTTTGCACATCAACCCTCGGtaagaagagaggaaaaagtCAGAATTTCGATCACTAATGACGGTCCTTCGAAGGCAGTTATGGTCAATCGATCTAGTAGCCACGCCGGACATCTCGATAGGTCATTAAATCAGGCTCCCTCAATCCAGAAATCGCAGAGTTTCAGTGCAGAGAAACATAATAAGGTGGTTAGTTCGAAGAGCCATTCGTCAAATCAACCTACGATGACGACTTCAAGTGGGATTTCTGCTAATGATATTGCCAAGGCAAGGTCAACTTTAAAGCCTTCCAGGTCTTTCCCTCAAGAATTGACAACAGAAGAGGGTGAAAATTCCTCGAGTGGAGTCAGTTCTGATCAGGAAGTTGGTGGAGGAGGATCGGATTCCAGCAAATTTATCACTTACCTGCCCGTAGATGCCTCTCTGGAACCGCCAAACAACGGGATAACCAAACGATCCATTCATTGGGATAACGTCTCTGAGAGCTCAGATGATGTGTCGGAGAAATCATGGGTGTTAAGGGCCGAGCAGGACGACATTGGACAGAGCATCGTATCCATGAAGAAAATGCTTCATCCCAAATTGGCCGCCATATTTGACCAACCAGCCTCGTCAGCCACGCTCCCTTCCAACATGCATTTGAAATCTCAAGTGGCCAGATCTGTCTCCATGGGTAGAGGGGATGGTAAGgcagaaaataaacaaatggTCTCTTCCATGTCTCAAACACCACGATCCACGGCCCTGGCTCAAATGGGATACAGCAGCAAAACTTTGCCATCTAGGGGTCATCACAAAGCAACAGCAGGGAATCCCTATCACCAAAACCAGCATCAACACCATATTCACGGTCTTCCTTCAGGAACTGAAGAACGCAGTATTTCTGAGAGTCTGGCACTTATTCAACAGCACGTGCATTCGTTGGGTGAGGTCAATTCACTCATCAGCACTTCCTCTCATCCAAATCAGTCAGATGTAGGTGCAGTCATCCCTCCTGTATTAGCACCACCTCCTGGTTTCTCGGACTCGGAGTCCTTTTCCGATCACGAGTCCTTGAACAATGCCGTCACTAATCGGCGGTTCGGTTTCGGAAAAGTGTCCCAAGCAACTAGGAATTACTCGAATCAGACTCTCACCGAACAACTCCGCACAGAGCGATCGTCCGGTAAACCATCCGGGTCAAAGAGTCATCATCGAAACTCCGCTTTTGTATCTCGAACCACGGATTTTGATCCGTTCAATTCCGTAATGAGCAAAAGCGCCGATTTTGAACATGGATTCACAACCACAACGACCAAAAAGTCGAGCATGAGGTCCAAGCCATTGATGGGATGGACCGTACAAGACGTCTGCTCCTGGTTGGACAACCTATTCTTGGCCGAATACAAACCCACTTTCGTCCAGAATCAGGTGGATGGACTCAAGCTATCCAGTCTCACTCGAGGCGATCTTGAATCATTGGGCATTATCAAACCTGCTCACATTCAAGCCGTTGAAAAATCTCTCAAGAGAATATTGGCCTAGGTCAAGTCATAAACGCGCCAATGTCACAACAAGATGCAATTCGCGCCATTTTTCTTTGCTGACggttttttctgtttttcccGCTTGAGGTTGCGAGAaaacaaagtttgaaaatgtcgCGGGAATGGCAACCCAATCTAGTCCCATgtgatctgtttttttttggagattGTTTTCTACTGGTTGCAGTTGTCCGCCAAATTTGCTCTTGTGAATTATTAGgagcttgaaaatgatgccaaTCCAATCTACAGTTATTTTCTATCGATCTTCCTGCTCGTGCCAATTTTGCAAGGTTCCTTTTGCATGCCAATAACGTTTTCCAGCAACTATCGATCTTGCCCCTCTTGAACTCTTCCGTTGAATTGTAGTCCCGCGATGTCGATCTTGTAATTTGTATTCATTGCAGTGACTTTCCTAAACATGATACTGATTGATCCTGATTATTGTAAGAATCAACAATAGTATGCAAAGAACACACTGTTACTGAGCAATAATGGCTGTGAAAAATCCATGTCTTTTTCTCCCTGGAACCGTATCATCACGTAAGCTATAATAAATATAGGCGATTCTTGTTTCACTAACGAACTTGCATTTGTTTATTATCCTTTCACCTCTACATGATAACAATACAGTAGTAGCTTTGAAGCACATAAACCAATGGGTGTACACCAAATCGTCTTTCAAGAAGGTCACTTAGAATTTGTCGAAGGTCATCCGAGTGCTTGACGGAGGCCTTTTGAATGCTAGCAAACTAGTTACATGGAATATTTCACTGCTTAAGAGTATAAGAGCAACAATGGTGGTTGGAAATGATAAGAGTTTCTTAACGTTATAAGGAAACATACTTATTTCTTGAGAACATTTGGATATTATTCGGGTTGAGGGTGATCCTTCAACATATACAGACTGCTCTCTCTTAATAAAAAACTTAAAGTACAATAGCTATTTAGGGTGTCTAGGAGTGATTTGCCAATGATTGAAGTATTAGTATTACTCTATGGTTTGTTCGCTTTCAAATGAGTATTACAAAAAGAGCCGTTGGAGATACAGACCAAATTCCTAAATTTTACTTTACTTCCAGGAACGAATGAGTGGATTTTAGTCGACCACAACATTTTTGGGTCTAAAAGGTCAGAAACCATGGtccaagaggaaaatgaacaGTATTCGGTGCAAgtctcaaaaacttgtttttcatCGTTGGAGCTATTCATTACACTGGGATTAGGTTCCATATCCTACAATCTGAATTTACGTCATACAAATTTTTGGTCTCCTTCAGAATACTCAAAcgaaaatgtgaaatttgTAGTTCAATACATTGCAGAACACATATGACGTTAGTACAACAAATGATTAAATGAGCTTCTTTGGTTTGCAGGGGTCACAATTTTAAGGCTACTTTGTGTGTTTCCAAGTGTTAAAGAAATGGTGAGAGTTGAAGAAAACTGCTCTTTTTAGGGGCATTATTAAACAATCAAATCGTTACAAAGAAGATTCATCTGGCCATCGTTGGTTTTTTTAGAGTTGGTAgacaatttgcattttcatttctcgggctggaataaaaagaacCAATACATTTATTAATACATGGATGAGCGtgtatttgattttaaaagtagGCAAAAGACATTGATTTCATACTTTGGCCTAAACTTAATTTGCTGAAAAAGTTTCTCGTGGTGCACAGATAAaggcaaacatttttttaagattcTAAACCAACAAGAAATAATCAAGGTATGTGAAATAGGCCTaatcacattcaaaattagGCGTTAAATAATTTAGAGgataatttccttttcttacCATGCAAAGTCACCCTTTAGGCATGCAATGTGATGAGTCAAGGACCTTGGACGAGTTTAGTATCTTTATTTAGTTCACTAATTTATGAATCGCTCGGGGGTGGTTAAAAAGAAACCCTTTCGCCTCTTTAGATCTTAAATCTCATTTAGAAATATAGAAATCGTTCTTTTGGGAATATTCTACTTCGATTAAACTTTAGCGACAAATTGAGTGACAAATAATAACGTTAGAGTATTGTCAAACCAAAAGTAGATACTTGCTTTCGTGTTCTTTGATTGCTTTGCACTTCCCCCAAAAACCAAGGTTTATGTTACGAACCAATTGCGATTGAAATATGAACGGGAACCCCAAGGTTAAGAATGGATAATTGTTCGAATTTGATTCGAGTCAAGTAcgatatttttcttcaaatgagacgaGCCCCAGGACGCTATGTCAACGTACCACAAGTATCAGTGGGCAAGAGAATTTTGATTAAAGTTTATCTTAACTCAACGCTCATTATAGAAATGAACATAAAGCTGACATATAATGTGAAAATCATTTATCATTCAGCCTNNNNNNNNNNNNNNNNNNNNNNNNNNNNNNNNNNNNGTGGCTCATAACCGAACACGAAGTCCCGAAGATGTTGACAATGGCGAATCTAATATCAAATTTGTCGACTTCCCTCACTAGATGGCTGGCTACATTTGTGGGTTCAAAAAAGATCGCTAAAACCGGGTTGAAAAATACCCTTGTAACTTGGTGTGAAACGGACaatcaatgagaaaaaagatcaaacgAACCTGTAGATGAACAGACAGACAGTGAGACAGACAGAGGCCTTTAATTTAGAACCCATTGGAGCCATGTGCAAGGGGTGAACTAGAGACTATAATAACATATCAGAGTAGCGatattgataataataatggtaATAATGATATTGATATGAATCGTAAATCTAGGGTGAACGTACCACGATGACGATGGTGACAGTGGAGCCAGAGGGCGGTTCAAGAAAGTAATTAAAGTCGTTCCGCTGATAATGTTgcttgatgttgttgttgtgcaGTTACGAAATTACAAAATGCAACCAAGTCTTGATAGAATAACTGTACAAAAGTCGTCTCCTGATTAGGTGTGTTTAGGGCAAGCTCCCATATCATCTATGTATATCGTATTTGCTTTCTATGCACTTGCTTTGACGGCGTTGTGGTTGCTATTCGAGGTGTTGTCGTCATTCTCAACGGGTTGGCCGTCGCTTCCGGGGGCGTTACTGTTGCTCGCGTTTCCATCTTTTTGTCCCAAGGCCGCAGGTAGTTTATTGAATCGgctgttcttgttcttgagagGATAAATGATTTGCTTCCGACATTGGAGGGCGAGGAAATAGCCCAACTCCACACGTCGATCGCGACCTTGCACCATCGCCTTCACCTGAAATGGATCCGGGAGGAGAAACCTTATTGATTGGAACATGCCATGGGGGNNNNNNNNNNNNNNNNNNNNNNNNNNNNNNNNTGAATTTAAAAGTAGGCAAAagacattgatttcatattttggtcTAAACTTAATTTGCTGAAAAAGTTTCTCGTGGTGCACAGATAAAGGCAAACAATTTTTTAAGATTCTAAACAAGAAATAATCCAGGTATGTGAAATAGGCCTaatcacattcaaaattagGCGTTGAATAATTTAGAGgataatttccttttcttacCATGCAAAGTCACCCTTTNNNNNNNNNNNNNNNNNNNNNNNNNNNNNNNNNNNNATGCAGTCTCACTCGAGGCGATCTTGAATCATTGGGCANTACAAGATTGGTATGTACGTAAACAAGATGACTCGTAAATGACATGGGATTCGACCACGCTCCTTTACCTCATGGGAGTCCACGATCAGGCCGTGTCCAGTCTTGATCTTGTCCTTCGTGTTGTTGATGACATCGTCCCGGATACCGCGGCTGCAATCGTCCACCAGCATCGTGCGAAATCCTAGTTCCAATCCATGAAAAGCCGTTAAAGCTGAAAAGTTCGAGATATGAaggaatgagtgagtgagtcgtTCAATTCTAAGTCGGATTCTCTTCTTGAGGGAAATGCGAAAGCGTAGGGACAGAACCAAGGAAAGCGATGATAATATTGAACCATTAACGAGAGCCTTACCCACGCAAACATCTGTGGCCAGACCGCCAATGAAAATATCGGTCACGCCTCGTCGGAGTAACTCCGTTTTCAACTTAGTCTCGCTCATTTTGTGATTATCGTAGAAGCTTGAATACGATTCTATAAAGCTATGGATGCCTTTGTAAATCATGACACTCCCCTTGCGAAcctgaaaattgcaaaaaggaCCAAACACTCACACCAAAGGACGTCACAACGGTGAGCACTGTCAGAGCGGATCTGAACTACGCAAAAAGCTTCGTGACCCTGAGGACAAAGGCAAGGCGGTTTCGTGTTCCTGGATGGTGCTATATGGTTAGTAAGTAAGTGTGCTAAGTTTGCCAAGGTACAAGCTCTATCTATATAGGTCTGCGTGTGTGTTTGTTTAAAGACCAAAATAGAGACGCGAGTGGTGCAATTTAAAGGACAGACAAAGGCTGATGAAGCGATGGAAGAGAAACACTTACCGACGCACACGTCATAGGCTATTCCGCAAACAAAGATGTCTGTGACATTCTTGGATCTTAAATGGGCTTCCATTTCGGTATGGCTGATCTTCTTGTTGTCATAGAAGGCCGAATACGAATCAATGTCCGGATTGATGCCTTTATGAACGACCATTGCATTCGAAACCACCTGCGTAACAAGAGCGTTCGGGAAAAGACAGTCAGAGAAGGAGTTGAAAAAGTTCCATGGATGAATATGTACATCAGTCTGATTTACAGTAGTTGACTTATTCAATTCCTCTATGTACACGTTTTGGGCACAAATCATGCTGGTAAAGCGAACACAAGTGGCTCTTCAATTGATCAGAATCTTAGGGGAGCAACAGGCTCAAATCGGTCCCATTTCCCAACAACCAGCGACGTCCAAAGTCAGAAGTCTGGACGCAGTAGTTTGTAGTTACAAGTTCCTCTAGTCCAGGTGGGCCAAGTGCCTCTCTAATCCACCAAGTTATTTTGGGACAGTAATCAAATGCAAAAGTTCTCATTGGACCACTACAAGCCCGGGCGGGAATTCAACCCCGAGAACGCCAGGAGCAGAAGTTTATGGTACAAAAGGAGGAGTCAGAAAATCATGTCAACGGTGAGGAGGGAGAGATCATGCGAAACTTTCATGTACAatcgagaaaaaaataccCCTACAAACTGCCTTCCCCTTTCGGTGGtggtatttttctttttcattttcaaattacaCGCCCTACTTGCTTATGAGAGCTGAGCCACCCGACCAATAACGATAATGAAGACTAGCCTTTTGTCGGTAGGTGCATTTTTGGTGGAGGGAGCTGAAGTACCTTAAGATCCTTGTGAAATTCCGCTCCCCAAGTCTCTTGAACACAATGTCGTGGCCATAGAGTTTGCTCGGTCAGAGGGGGCCCCGTGAAGACCACCGTGTCGTACATGGAGGCTTTGTCCGGGTCTTGGATCTGAAAATAGACGCGGAAGAGGTTTCTCTGGCTGCTTTGGAGATTCCAGCTAATGATTAATGAATGTGGTCCTTACCAAACTGGTTTCGTGCAGTTGCCGTAGCTTTACGTTGTCCACAAATGATAGATGGTCGGAGGGATGCCAGTCCAAGCTGTAGCAGTACACATCGAAAGGAACCGTGTCCAAAAGCTTGTTGATCGGGTCGATAACCTGCCATCAACAAGGGGGAAAAACCGTCCGTCTTAAAAGCGCAGACCCGACAAAATCATTCGTGAGGGCAGACAGAAATTGGCGACTTTGAATGGGCCTCAATTAAATGTTGCCAAGATTTCGTTGGAGGAAATTGTGCCATTAAAGTGTCATGTCTAAACTTTCGGAGTGACTTTCAAATACGCGCCTTTCCATGCGGGGAATCAGTTCCATATTTGTGCggaacttttgaaaaagattgatTGCAACCTAAGCAACTGTCGCTATGGGTAGTTTAAACACAGTGAATTTTACTACAGATACGACGCACAAATAATCATGGCAATCATCATCTAAGCGTGGACTCTCCGGGGAAAAGGTTGAACACGCATATTTATGGTCTTGGGATCGGGAAAGAAGCTGAAAATAAGTATTGACATTTTGCGTCTGGTTGGCGggatggaatcattttttgcaTGTTCAACAATGAACGACGTGGTTCTTTCTCGGGTAGGCGAAAACTCTTTGACGAGTTTCCCCAACTTTAGGAACAACATGCAATTGTGAAGGCCAACACTTTTAACCTCTGATTTGTATGTCAGGCATTGGAAAACATCTgactagtagtagtagtagtagtagtagtagtagttcaTTGCGGTTTTCGACCTTCCAATCCCTTCAAGATTTGTTCCAcgtgtcaaaatgaagtttgTTGAAATAAAAAGTCCGCAGAGGAAGCTTTTCAATCGGGAGCAAAAATCTGCATCAAGCCAATTATTCTTGATGGATAACCCgaaaacgacgacgacgttCTCAAGGCCTTTTGAATTTCCGAGTCAGTTTTAACTTTGAAACTCCTCGCCTTTTGCCTTAGGCGGCATATTTTTTGCTATGTTCCTTCTCATGAATTGTTTCCATTTGGGTAtgtggatggttggatggaagGCGAGGAAGGTAAATTGATTCCTTGAGACCAAAGGTGAGAACTAAACGGCTTGGAATTGCATTCCATGTCGCCATTTCCTCTAGGGCCTACAAATCCATGTACGTAGCTCCCAATCTAACGAGAGAAAATGTTCCATGCTCCAGAAAGTGTTCGCTTCGGGTTGTGTTTGATCAATACAAAGCAAGTGAGAACAAGGACTAACGAAAGAGTCTATTACTGGCCCCGTCTACTACGTATTCTACTACGTATAGTACTACTTCTCGTCCACCTACTACTACCATTCCTattaccactactactactcctatCGTGACTTTTACGACAACCTGCGAGAACAGAGGCGGAAATATTGGCAATACGCTGGCTACCTTGAACTGGGACACTTTTCGGGGCAACAATCAAAGCAAGCAGGAGATGGCTTTTACGCTTGAAAGTGTCATAAAACCACACAGAGAAACCCGGACTTTTCGCTTTTCGCCAAACAACGATGGGAtgaggggga from Tigriopus californicus strain San Diego chromosome 3, Tcal_SD_v2.1, whole genome shotgun sequence encodes:
- the LOC131877473 gene encoding uncharacterized protein LOC131877473 gives rise to the protein MEHKEREEQGVAGPTTTNELSKPVESEEDFLLHLVARDEGTDPGEPVQGDLKQQPNPGNHPTVKLASNTEETSGAEKPKEYISKSMEACFKAFDKDEDNSLNVNEFTALLKALFRNEKGKSYPLDTYMCNDLFSIFNISGDGSMNKEEFVYCWNNWIKKVVRPVSAFIVVDVQNDFIDGSLSISNCPAGQHGVEVIDPINKLLDTVPFDVYCYSLDWHPSDHLSFVDNVKLRQLHETSLIQDPDKASMYDTVVFTGPPLTEQTLWPRHCVQETWGAEFHKDLKVVSNAMVVHKGINPDIDSYSAFYDNKKISHTEMEAHLRSKNVTDIFVCGIAYDVCVALTAFHGLELGFRTMLVDDCSRGIRDDVINNTKDKIKTGHGLIVDSHEVKAMVQGRDRRVELGYFLALQCRKQIIYPLKNKNSRFNKLPAALGQKDGNASNSNAPGSDGQPVENDDNTSNSNHNAVKPEK